In a genomic window of Drosophila takahashii strain IR98-3 E-12201 chromosome 3L, DtakHiC1v2, whole genome shotgun sequence:
- the LOC123002997 gene encoding skin secretory protein xP2-like, with product MNVGANFDRDSESLCVVPAAAGDAATGPAAWEGVVHDLNWSDGTAPSGAAAGAVVPAAAGDAATGPAAWEGVVHDLNWSDGTAASGAAAGDVVPAAAGDAATGPAACVVPAAAGDAATGPAAWEGVVHDLNWSDGTAPSGAAAGAVVPAAAGDAATGPAAWE from the exons atgaATGTgggagctaactttgacagggactcggagtccct CTGTGTAGTCCCAGCCGCAGCCGGAGACGCGGCCACAGGCCCAGCGGCGTGGGAGGGCGTCGTCCACGACCTGAACTGGTCGGACGGGACGGCGCCCAGCGGAGCAGCAGCCGGAGCCGTAGTCCCAGCCGCAGCCGGAGACGCGGCCACAGGCCCAGCGGCGTGGGAGGGCGTCGTCCACGACCTGAACTGGTCGGACGGGACGGCGGCCAGCGGAGCAGCAGCCGGAGACGTAGTCCCAGCCGCAGCCGGAGACGCGGCCACAGGCCCAGCGGC CTGTGTAGTCCCAGCCGCAGCCGGAGACGCGGCCACAGGCCCAGCGGCGTGGGAGGGCGTCGTCCACGACCTGAACTGGTCGGACGGGACGGCGCCCAGCGGAGCAGCAGCCGGAGCCGTAGTCCCAGCCGCAGCCGGAGACGCGGCCACAGGCCCAGCGGCGTGGGAGTAA
- the LOC108066857 gene encoding uncharacterized protein, translating into MLKIPNRSKMTVSEQQPRIIKIERPTPRRRLSPLKTSIIQPHNFVAKSSPNVSEDLKSRLLVLQKRVTEWKSAGNVKDEM; encoded by the coding sequence ATGCTTAAGATTCCAAACCGAAGCAAAATGACTGTATCTGAGCAACAGCCTCGTATCATCAAGATAGAGCGACCAACACCAAGAAGAAGACTAAGTcccttgaaaacatcgatcaTTCAGCCACATAACTTCGTGGCGAAAAGCAGCCCAAATGTATCTGAAGATCTCAAAAGTCGGTTGTTGGTTCTTCAGAAGCGAGTCACGGAGTGGAAATCTGCTGGCAATGTCAAAGATGAAATGTAA
- the Tsp68C gene encoding CD82 antigen has translation MGCCFNYKFVLNLCNFLFLICGLLLIVSGLYILSDNKRILLSRLLAASSDRLSSLPQPLLFYIALGVAIAGFVAILAAVVGFWASCLHTYCFLTIYFLSVVVLLLTESVLCLAITLWPHCLGISLDESQMVRSLQSNYGVPGQEQFTNAMDLAQTQFGCCGMRSSLDYDTSLWRLQGYGQRNWPVPLSCCVLGNAGQPMAFLDPKPANESMCQSLERLSYERERNTESCLPHLDNWYREQYGVFLGASLVLALVEFCVLLAIIMSCTGLASKRARRSKKRPTQEGRPQKATKSRQTLIENIYEPEVELRENSSHSIDGIYLGPASRHVSSEDFKDLYIKPRDLYRQHHLGTGKPISVAGPTQMRNYLV, from the exons ATGGGTTGCTGTTTTAACTATAAATTCGTACTCAATctgtgtaattttttattcttg ATATGTGGCCTACTGCTGATTGTATCAGGCCTGTACATCCTTTCGGATAACAAGCGGATTCTGCTCTCCAGACTTTTGGCTGCCTCCAGCGATCGGTTGAGCTCATTGCCCCAACCATTGCTCTTTTACATAGCCCTGGGCGTGGCAATTGCGGGATTCGTGGCCATTTTGGCCGCTGTCGTGGGCTTCTGGGCCAGCTGCCTTCACACCTACTGCTTCCTGACCATATACTTCCTGAGCGTTGTGGTCCTGCTCCTGACCGAATCGGTTCTGTGCCTGGCCATTACCTTGTGGCCCCACTGCCTGGGAATTAGCCTGGACGAGAGTCAAATGGTGCGATCGCTGCAGAGCAACTATGGAGTTCCGGGCCAGGAGCAATTCACCAACGCCATGGATTTGGCCCAGACTCAATTCGGCTGCTGCGGGATGAGGAGTTCGCTGGACTACGACACATCTTTGTGGCGATTGCAGGGCTATGGACAGAGGAATTGGCCGGTGCCGCTCAGTTGCTGTGTGCTGGGGAATGCGGGGCAGCCGATGGCATTTCTGGATCCAAAGCCGGCCAATGAATCGATGTGTCAGTCGCTGGAGCGGTTGTCCTACGAAAGGGAGCGCAACACGGAGTCCTGCCTTCCGCATCTGGACAACTGGTACCGCGAGCAGTATGGAGTCTTCCTTGGCGCCAGCCTGGTTTTGGCCCTGGTTGAGTTCTGTGTCCTGCTGGCTATTATCATGAGCTGCACCGGTCTGGCCTCCAAACGGGCTAGAAGAAGCAAGAAAAGGCCAACTCAGGAGGGCAGACCTCAAAAGGCGACAAAGTCGCGACAAACTCTGATCGAAAACATATACGAACCGGAGGTTGAGCTAAGGGAAAATTCCAGTCACAGTATCGACGGGATATACCTTGGACCAGCTAGCCGGCATGTGAGCAGTGAGGATTTTAAAGATCTATACATCAAGCCGAGGGACCTGTACAGACAACATCACTTGGGGACAGGAAAACCCATTTCTGTCGCCGGTCCAACGCAAATGAGAAATTATTTGGTCTAA